The Risungbinella massiliensis sequence CCTTATGCTTGGTGAACAGCTAGGCAGCAATTGGGCTTCCGTGAAAGAAGTTTCGGGAGAGTATGTTAGTGAGATCGCGATTGGTGTTGTAGTAATCTTTATTTTGTACTTTGGATTTCAGATTTGGTCTAAAAAGAAAAAAGAAAAACAAGCCAATGTTTGATGCTTTAAGGTAAGATAGAGGGGAAAAGGAGGCGGAGCAGCGTATGATTACTGGATGGGAATGGCTACTCATCGTATTCGTTGCATTGCTACTCTTCGGACCCAAAAAGCTTCCAGAACTAGGTCGTGCTATTGGAAAAGGGCTACGCGAGTTCAAACAAGCTACCTCAGGGATGTTAGATGAAGAGGACAAAGCAAAAAAAGCAGCATCTGAAAGTAAATAAATAATGCAGATCAAAAAAGAGCGTCCCCCTTCTATAAATAGGAGAAAGAGGCGCTCTTTGTCTTGAAAGGCTTGGAAAAATTAACGGATACCCGAAGCTAGCTTTCGATTGTATCTTTTTACCGAAATAAGTCCCCATATCATACAAATAGGATGAGTTAAGAAAAGAGAAAATCCAAGTGTGAAGAATGCTAAAATACCTTCCACTATGAACATGATAATAAATGCCGTAACAGAAGTGTACAACAAACCAAAACAACCTAAGAAAAAGGTCAAAATAAGAGAGACACCAGTACTTTTCATGGGAGCAATAACAATAGTCTTAGACATAGGAAAACTCCTTAATTTTCATTCGGAATGTTTTACAAATACAAATCCATTTACATATAATATCAAATTTTTATAAAAATTAATAATGATTATATTGAAGATTGTGTTCAGTTATATAGTTTATATGTTAAAAGCTCCCTACAAAATATGTAGGGAGCTTTTGGGTCATTTATCCTTTTTCTTGACTTGATAGATTCCTACGAATAGAAGGAGTGATCTTTTCTTGAAAATAAAATTTGCACTGTAATAGATAGAGAAACAGAATTCCAACAAGACTGAGAATACCAAATAAAGACCAGCCGACAGAGGTACTACTATCCGTTGCATAAGCACCGATAAAATTTCCCAATGACCCACCAATACCATAGGAAAGTCCATAAAAGACACCAAAGTAAGAAGAGTAATCTTGTGGTTTCGTTTGCTCAATCACAGCAAGGTCGGTTGATGGCATCGAGATCGTTTCACCAAACGTAAAACAGAGGAGACAAAGAAAAGCCCACCAGATAAAGCCTGTGACGGGTAGCGCAAATATGCTTGTTGCCATAATTAGCATACCGATCGTTATCATTTGGAAAGAGTGGTATTGAATAAACGTTTTACGTAGCCAGAACATGAGAAGATAACTTAAGAGACAGTTAACCGGAATGACTGCTTGCATCCAAAAATCACTTTGGGTAGTGCGGAAAAGCTGTACAGGGAATGTTACATAGAGTTGAACATAAAGCATCCAGTAGAAAATCATCGAAACGGTATAGAACAGAAATGGTTTGTTACGCAAGATCTCTCGATAGGTTTGCCAAGTGACCTTGTTCTGTTTCACTCTAGGAATCTCCTGATAAAAATACCAGAATCCCAAAAAGAGTAAACCAAATAAAATGGCAGATACCAAAAAAGTTGTGCGTTGATCGATCGACCACGAAAGCCCACCGATGATTGCTCCTAGCAACGCTCCAAGGTTGATCGCCTGATGAAAATAAGTGAATGCTGTTTTGCGTTCTTGTTCTCGTAATGATCCCAAGCTAGCACGCAGAGCAGGTTCTAACGAAGCGGACCCCAGTCCATAGAAGAGACTTACGAGGAGTAGCAGAGGAAAGGAGGAGAAGAATGAAAAACATATTAGACTGATAAGACAGAGGAGACAACTACAAAGCAAGGTGAGGGGAAGTCCGATCCGAGCAGTGACCGTTCCAGTAATGATCGGGAACAGATCGCTCAGGGTGATGAAAAGGGATAAAAGTATCCCTGCTTGCAAGGGGGACAAGTGCAATGTTTCGATCAGGTAGACCGAGAAAAATGGGAGAACTACATATCTTCCCATATTCAACCCAAGAGTTGCGCCAATCATCAGTCTCGCAAATAGCGGAAACTGCTTCAGGGAACGCATAAATCACCTCTCTAGATGTAGTATAGCAGATGTCTGACTAGTACAAAAAGAGTGTCTTTTCATTTCATAAATAGGGAAATACAATTTTCGGATTTCCCACATTTTCTTGATCAGTCACTTTATTCAGAGTAAATTAATTAGAAAATGTACATGATAGTCTAGAGGCTGTAGTGCGTATGTTAGCTCTGAGTGTCTCTTGCCCATGTTTTGTGAATCATTTGTTTATTTCTGTCATTAGGACAAACGAGTAATAAATATGGTAAGGGTAAATTGCTTTTAAAAGAGGTGTATTGATTGGCGGATCAACGAAAAAGAAAGTTTACCTGTACAAAGACATACCGTCCCTTTCATAGTCGATATGATCCATGCAAACCGATAGGGAAAAAATATTACTCTACTCCTCCCAACCTCTATATCGGATTTCAGCCTCCGAATTTGCCGCAATTTTCACCGCAAGAAGCATTAATGAAGGGGACGTTATGGCCTGCATTCTGTGACTACTACGAAAATCCGTATAAAGAGAAAGAGAGGGACAAAGGGTGAAACAGCTACCTCCAGAGTATTACCAGCGTTTAGAAGAGATTCAAGCTGTTGATTTTGTACTGGTAGAACTAACTCTCTATTTAGATACTCATCCAGATGACCAGCATGCTTTACAACAGTTCAATCAGTGCGCACATCATAGTCATCGGCTCAAACATGCTTTTGAAAAGAGATTTGGTCCGTTGCAACAATACGGAAATAGTTTTACAAATCCTGATTATTGGAGTTGGGGAGCGACTCCTTGGCCATGGCAGGTATAGGTTAAAGAGGGGGAGAAACCATGTGGATTTATGAGAAAAAGCTTCAGTATCCGGTAAGAGTAAGCACTTGTAACCCAACGCTTGCCAAGTATCTGATCGAGCAATATGGTGGTGCGGATGGTGAGTTGGCTGCGGCACTTCGTTATTTAAATCAGCGTTATACGATTCCAGATAAAGTGGTAGGGTTGTTAACGGATATCGGAACAGAAGAGTTTGCCCATCTGGAGATGATTGCGACGATGGTTTATAAATTAACAGTTTCTTTTTTGCTACTAATTTATTATAATTATCTCACAATTAGATCATTCAATAACAAGGAGTTGCAGAAATGGAAACAAAGAAAACCGTTGCTGTTTACGTCCGTAAGTCAAGAGAGGAAGAAACAGAGGATACACTGAAAAGACAACAAGCCGTTCTCACGGAACTTTGTGAGCGTAACAATTGGAATTATGACGTTTACACAGAAGTAGGAAGCTCTCAAGAGTTGGACAGACCAGAGCTTCAAAAAATGCTCTCAAGAGTTAAACTGTTTCATTATGACGCTGTTGTTTCATCTGACCAAGACCGTTTGAGTCGTAACGTTGGACACTTAGACCAAATCAAACAAACTCTTGTGAACGCTGGTTGTTTGTTTGTCACTCCGTCAAGAATTTATGATTTCAAAAAGGATGACGACGACTTTATTTCAGACATTCAAAGTGTTCTCTCAAAGCAAGAATACCAAAAAATCAAAGCTCGTCTCATTAGAGGAAGCAGACAGTCAGCTCGCGATGGTAACTGGTTAGGAAAAAAAGCTCCGATTGGTTACAAGTATAATAGAGATACCAAGAAGCTTGAGCTGTCAGAAGACTCTCCGGTCATTGAAAAAATATTCCAGCTTTATGTTGACGGACTATCGACAAAAGATATTGCGTACAAGTTCTCTAATGAAAGAGTAAAGACCTTAGTCAATATGACCTGGACACCAGCTGGTGTTACAAGACTCCTTTCAAATGTTGTTTACGCTGGTCACTCCCTCTATGGAAAGACAAACCAAAAGAAGATTGACGGAAAACGTATTACAGCATATACAGACGAATCTGAGCAAATTCTGGTTGAAAATACTCACGAACCTATTGTTTCCCAAGAGTTGTTTGACCAAGTCCAGCAATTAAAGAAAGAACGTAACTCAAGACCTCCAGCTCTCAAGCTCGGAAAACACAAATTCTCGGGTCTTATTCGTTGTGGTATTTGTGGAGCTGTTCATTCATTTCAGACAAGCAGATACAACAGAAAGAGAATTTCAAGTTGCCAAACAAGAACATATACAACTGGAAACTCTTACACTGTTTGTCCAAACAAAGGAGCGAACCTTTCAGAGTTCGAGGAACTGTTTTATTCCTACTTCTCACAGCATGTCAAACAACTGGAACAATATGTTGACTTGATCAAAGCGAACGGTACAAATGACGCTCCAGACTATGCTCAAGAAATCGAATCAAAGATAAAGCAAATTGCAAAGCTGAACAACGACATTAGAAGAGTCCAACAAGGTTTTATGATGGAGATTTTCACACAAGCAGAAGCAAGAGTTCAAATTCAACAGCTAAAGCAACAGATCAAAATATTAGAGGAACAAGTCAACGAACTCAAGGAATCTGGGAATGTCACAGAGTTGGACAGAGTGGAACTCACACTCGAAAAAATGAAACGCTTTTTGACACATGGAGACAAACTACCAGAAAGGGAAGCAAACACAATCTTGTTGGAATTGATGGAGACAATTGTGTATACAAAAACAGACAAAGAAATGAGTATCAAAATTGTAATGAAGTAAACTTTTTCAAAGTAATGGACAAGCTTTCTGTTCCTACTGTCTGGAACTGAATAGCTTTTTTCTTTGTCAGCTTTACCACTAACAAAAATTTTTTATATAAATTTCTCAAGGTTTCATCAAAAAGATACACCCATGTTCTTGGTGTGGGAGGTCAACGAGTCGTTTAAGGATATTTTGCTGGGGGTTTGTTTGAATGCATCAATTACTCTTGATCACTTTGATTAAAATACCTGCCAAAAAAGTGATCACCGAGCCAATTATCCCTATCACTATTGATGACACAAGAAACCATGAAATAAAAATTAAAAGAGAGTACGGAATGTTTACTTTTCCTGTGGCTGGATCGAAAAAATCCCCTTGTGGGTTATGATCAAAGGCATCATACAACGCCATAGTAGTCATAACCAAGCCCAGACCAAGTGAAAGGTTTAGAACCCAGCGGAGACCACAGCAAGGGAGTACCCACCCATATACCCCCTCTTTGAATTTTCTTGTGTGTGAAGTTTGCTCTTTGTGTTCGTTTGCTGTGTTGTTCATTGTATCCGTTCAAGTTTGTCAACTGTTAAACTGTCTGTTGTTTGTCAAGAACTGAACCGTTAAAGGGAAATATATTGTTTTTCTGTCTTGAAAGATTAAAAGAAAGATTCTCCAATCAAGCGGTTGGGAGCTTCGCTTAAGAAGCATACCTATCAATATTGAATTATCTCTATCAATATATTGAATGGTTTTAGAAAAAAGCTTCGCTCACAGCTGGAAGTTGTGGAAGCTGTGGAATTGTTTTTTAAGTCTTTCAATACGGTTATATAAAACATCATCACCAGCTCCAACTCACTCCATTGTGTGTGATAGGACAACTTGCCACCTACATACATTGAACGGAGGAGCTGGGGACATGAACAAACAACTGGAGGAGCTTTTGAAAGACAAACCGTTGACGTTCAAGGGAACAATTGAAGGCAAGGGAACGGTCAGAGTTTACGGTTCCCTTGACCTTGAAAAGCTTGTCAAACTATTATTGCAGAGCAAGTCAATTCAATGTTGAACGCTCTGATTTTTCTTTGCTATTAGTTGCTAAAAACACATAGTTTATAAATTGACTAAAGATGCTACTCCGCAGCAATTACGTGATGCGGGATTAGGAGAACACTATGCTAACCATGATGCGGCATTATTTTATCACAATGCGGCAGGTGTTCCTTTTACGGCTACCTATATTCAAGCAAAGGGAGATCCGATTGCTGACCTCTATGAAGATATTGCAGCAGAGGAAAAAGCAAGAGCTACATACCAGTGGCTTATTGACATGTCAGATGATCCAGACTTAAATGATGGTTTGCGATTCTTAAGAGAACGGGAAATTGTCCATTCACAACGTTTCCGTGAAGCAGTGGAAATATTGAAAGAAGAGCGGGATCGGAAAAAGTTTTTTTAGATGGTTCTGCATAATGTTTACCACTAGAAAATGCACAGCTTTGTTAGATGTTGGCTGACTGGCTTCAGCCGTGTAAACTCTTTTGAATATTTAGTTAACAATGAAATTTGTAAGGCATGGAAAAATCGACTGTTATGTAAATAGTCGATTTTTCCATGCCCTATTGTGTAGTAGTTTTGAGTAAAGGCAGAAAGTCTCATGTTGGAATTACTTTCCTTTATATGAAATCATTCTGAATGCTTGATTTCGTGTTTAATTTGTTCTATTCGTTTTTTCCCCCAGTCATACATCATCTCTACAATTGGTACTAAAGTCATTCCGAGTTCGGTCATGGAGTATTCGACTTTAGGAGGAATTTCGGGGAAAACCTCTCTATGAACTATTCCATCTTCCATCAATTCACGTAATTGGTTGGTTAATATTTTATGAGATATTTTTGGGAAAAGTCTCTGTAGCTCACTGAACCGATGTGGTCCTTCCACGCCTAAATGCCATAAAATTACGATTTTCCATTTTCCACTTATAATCGATAAGGTAAGTTCCTTTTCACAGTTAAAATCCTTATTTAATATTTTTTCTATAATTTCCTGCCGTAAGTTATCTGACATAGATTCTTAACTCCTTATTCTAAGAAACGATAGTTACCTATTGGTAACCTTCTTACAAAAAAGTGCATTCTTCCTAATGTAATCATTACAGGATAGAATTTATTTTGTCTTAAGAGTATGTTGCATCACAGAGGGTTAATGCAACAATTCTTTGCCTAGGGGCGAATCGATTTTTTAATTCAGGAGGCAAACACTATGAGTAAAAAAGCATTATTTATTATACCGCCAGAACGTTTTAATGAAGATGAATTGTTTCATCCAAAAGAAGCATTGGAAAGTGCAGGAGTTAAGGTAACTATCGCAAGTACCATAACAGGGGAAATAACAGGTGACTATCAAGGCGTAACAAACGCTGAAATGATTTTCTCTGATGCTTCAGTCAGTGATTATGATCTTGTAGCTGTTATTGGAGGATCAGGTACCAATGATTATCTATGGGGAAATCAAGAGTTACTAGATTACTTGAAACAAGCTCATGAGCAAAAAATTCTGGTAACAGGAATTTGTGCAGGAGCTGTTACGGTAGTGAAAACAGGGTTACTTTCTGGACGCGAAGCAACATGCTATCCAGTTGATGTACAGATTAACGAATTGAAGGCTAACAATGTAGAGTACGTTGTCCAACACGTTGTTGCTCATGATGACATAATCACAGGTGATGGTCCAGATGGTGCCAAAGAATTTGGTAAGAGCTTAGTCAAAGTTTTGAGTTAGTTCTTATTCTATTTCCATTTCTTAGTATCAAATGATGTTCCTAGAAATATGGAATCTCTATTGATAAGATTTGGATCGTTAAGAGAAAAAATCGCTACATCCCTTTTTGGGACGTAGCGATTTTTTAATGTTTAACAACAACGACGAATGCTTCCGCCACCGTATTTTTCATCATTACGTGTCCGATGGAATTCTTTTTCACACATGGGAGTCTCGTTCGGATGGTGTTCTTTTAAATGAGCAACATATGCCTCGTAGTTTGGGACACCTGCGATCGCCTGCAGATACTGCGAAAGTCCCCGGATCGCTTTTCGCAAGAATTCCATGAAAGATCAACCTCCAATCGAGGAAGATTGATTCGGGATATACGGCGATTCTTGGAGTGGCAGATCTCTTTTTTGTACTAGTTTTTGATACCAGACTCTCATAGAATCTCCTAAGATAATCAGAACTAGCACCATAAAGACCCCAGTAAGAACTGCGTCGATCTGATTGTTTAAGATAATTTGTTCCATCTGTTCGACCGATTTAGCAGGTCCAATGATATTTCCAGATTCTAGAGCCGTAGCATATTTGTTTGCAGCTGCTAAGAAGCCAATCGCAGGGCTTTCATCAAAGAGCTTTTGATATCCAGCGGTCATCGTGACGATCGTGAGCCATGTAAGTGGAACGAGTGTGATCCAGGAATAGACTGCTTTGCCCATTTTGATCAGGATTGTAGTTCCGACGGCAAGTGCTAATACGGCGAGCATTTGATTGGCGATTCCAAAGAGTGGCCATAGGGTGTTAATGCCGCCAAGTGGATCAATTACGCCTTGGTAGAGGAAATAACCCCAACCCGCGACGATTAATCCGCTGGCTAGTATATTGGCAGGATAGTAGTCTGTTTGTCCTAGTTTTGGAGAGATACGACTGAGTAGATCTTGTAAGACAAAACGACCTACCCTTGTTCCGGCGTCGATGGTAGTTAAGATAAAGACTGCTTCAAATAGAATGGCAAAGTGATACCAAAAGGCCATAAAAGCTGGGCCACCCAAGAAGCTAGAGAAGATCGTTGCCATCCCAACCGCTAGCGTTGGAGCACCACCTGTTCGAGAGAGAATAGTAGATTCGCCGATATCATCCGCTAGTTGATCTAAGTCTTGTGGAGTAATGGTAAAGCCCATATTGGTGACAGCGGCAGCAGCGGAGGTAGTGTCTGTCCCGATGATCGCCGCCGGACTGTTCATGGCAAAATAGGTTCCTGGTGTGAGGACACATGCAGCGATTAAAGCCATGATCGCAACAAAGGACTCAGTCAACATTCCTCCGTATCCAATTGCGGTAGCATGTGATTCTCGTTGAATCATTTTTGGAGTAGTACCAGAAGAGACCAATGCATGGAAACCAGAAATAGAACCACATGCGATGGTGATAAAGACGAATGGGAATAGGTTGCCAGAAAAGACAGGGCCTGTCCCATCAATAAATTTGGTGATTGCCGGCATGGATAGCTCTGGCATCACGATCAAGATCCCAAGCGCTAATCCAAAGATGGTTCCGATTTTTAAGAAGGTACTTAAGTAATCGCGGGGAGTAAGCAAAAGCCAAACAGGAATAACAGAAGCGACAAAACCATAAATGATCATCATCCATGTGATAGTGGTACCTTCAAAGGTGAAAGCAGGACCCCAAGTCGGATGTTCTGCAACAAATTGACCAGCTACGAGAGCAAGGATCAAGAGTACAAAGCCAATTACAGAGGCTTCCAATACTTTTCCGGGTCGCAAGTAGCGCATATAGATCCCCATCAAGAAGGCAATCGGAATCGTCATAGCGAGGGTGAACATACCCCAAGGGCTTTCCGCCAGTGCTTTTACTACCACTAAAGCTAGTACAGCAAGTAAGATGATCATAATGGCCAAGATGGCGATTAGAGCAGTAAAGCCACCAACTGGTCCGATCTCTTCTCGTGCGATCTCTCCAAGAGATTTCCCATTACGACGCATCGAGCCAAAGAGAATAATAAAATCTTGAACCGCTCCACCGAGCACTACCCCGATTACGATCCAGAGTGTTCCGGGAAGATAGCCCATTTGAGCTGCCAAAATGGGACCAACGAGCGGACCTGCACCTGCGATTGCCGCAAAGTGATGACCAAACAATACCCATTTATTTGTGGGAACGAAATCTTTTCCGTCGTTGTGTACTTCAGCGGGTGTTTTTCTATTGTCGTCCAATTCAAAAACTTTTCTTGCCATAAAACGACTATAAAATCGATAAGCGACAGCATACGTACAGACGGCAGCGGTAAGTAACCATAAGGAATTGATCGTTTCACCACGTTTTAACGCAAGAAAGCCAAACGCAGCAGCTCCAAGGATCGAGATAAGTGCCCAAATTACATAAGATAGCCATCGCTTCCCATTCATACGAATACAATCCTTTCATATTGAAATAATATAGAATAGTTGTAGATTATTTATTTAATAATATTTTATATTTGGACAATTTATATTAGTTTATTTATTATTTTTTCATATTATTGTAACCAATTTGTCTAATTAATGAAAGCGATTTCTAATAAAAGGGAATGAGCATGTTGAAATGTGCCTAAAACCGGGTATGTTTAACTTTGATTTATGCAACAAGCTAAAGGAATAATAAGAATTACATATTAGAGAGGGAATTGTTGTTTTTTTAATATAAAACTACTTGCAATATCTTTCTTGTTTTATTCTAGTGTGGAAGAGGAACGTTAGTACTAGTTACTTTCCTTTTGATATGGAGTGGAATAATGAATGAACACGATAGATCGCATTACTACTAAAAATATGACCATTGGAATTCAACTGCCACTAGATCAGATTCAAGGAGAAGAAGAACAAAAAAGACGAAGAGAAGAGGGAGTGCCTTTTCCTTATGGTGTTCCGGATTGGACCAACCATGCCAAATACGCAAAAATGGTGGATCAACTTGGATTTGCGGCTATCTGGATGAGAGATGTTCCTCTATATGACCCATACCGCTATGGGGATGCTGGACCTGTCTTTGATCCAATTGTTTATTTAGGATACCTTTCCGCGATTACTCAACAAGTGGTACTTGGAACGGGAGCGATTGTTCTAACTTTGCGTCATCCAATTCATGTGGCAAAAGCGGCTGCGACTATCGATCAACTTTCAAAAGGGAGACTGCTTTTAGGTATTGCAACTGGAGATCGCCCTGTAGAATTTCCGATATTTGGTGTGGATCGCAGAGATCGAGGAGTAGATATAGTAGAAAATGTGTCGTTCATTCAAAAGGCTTGGCAGGATGGCCCCCTTTTTGAGAATGGTGTAGAGCTATTACCTAAACCTTATCAAGATACCATTCCGATAGTAATGGCAGGACGTGGCTCACAGACGATTGACTGGATAGCGCAAAATTTAAACGGATGGTTTGATTATCCAAGAGGAATCGGTGAGACCAAGCGACAGATTGAGAAATGGAAAAAGGCTCTTACAGAGGCGAAGATCGCAGAGAAAAAACCATACCTATCTAATTTTCATCTTCAACTACACGAGAATCCAGAACATCCTCTTGAATCGCTTCGATTTGGGGGGATTATCGGACGTAATGCCCTCATTCGTTATCTTCATAAATTAGAAGAGATTGGATTAGATCATTTAGTTTTCCATCTAAGTAATTCAGAGCGCACGATTCCAGAGGTACTAGAAGAGCTAGCAGAATTTGTTTTACCAGAGTTTCCAACACATGAGATATCGAAATAATTTTTACGAGAGGTTTGACAAAATTAAATGTAACGATTATGATTACATTTAAAGCGAGGTGATTCATTGAATAGTGAATTTACGATAGCCGTTCACAGTTTAGCTTTTTTAGCCCATATACCTACTCATATGGCTTCAAGCGACCTTTTGGCATGGACTGTTTGCACGAATCCAGTTCGTATACGAAGAGTGATGAACTTGTTGAAAAAGAATGGATTGGTTCAAGTTCAAAAAGGAACTGGTGGTGGGTATATATTAAAATGTGAACCAAAAGAAGTATCATTAGGAGAACTATATAGAATTACATCCCCACGATCATTAGTTACTGATTGGCGATCTGGTGATCCTAAAATGGATTGTTTGGTAGGATCGCAGATTGGAGATGTAATGAATAACATATTTGAAGATGCAGAAACTAGTTACAAGAGGTTTTTGGATCAGGTTACTCTCCAAGATATTTTGGATCAGTTAGTAGAAGGACAAAAAAAAGGATCATGAAGTATCCTTTCTTTTTTGGATAAATTGTAACATGATCGATTACAGTTTGCTGTGATTAAATTTAAAGAAAAGGAAGTGTGTGAATATGTCCATAATTCAAATTACCGATTCAACCTTTGACCAAACTCTTCAAGCTAAAGGATTGGTACTAGTCGATTTTTGGGCACCTTGGTGTGCCCCATGTAGAATGGTGGCTCCTATTTTGGAAGAATTAGCAGAACAAACGAATGGAAAAGTAACCATTGCAAAATTGAATGTAGATGAAAATCCAGTAATAACGAATAAATTTGGGATTAGGAGTATTCCAACCCTTAAGCTGTTCAAAAACGGAACAGAAGTAGAAACACTCGTGGGTGTACAGCCTTTAGAAGAATTGAAAGACTTAGTATTACAACACAGTTAAAAGAGAGGAAGTATCTACTATGAATAAAAGCTTGTATCAAAGAGAAAATCTTCGACACTTAGCACAAATAGGAACTCTTGCACCAGAAGTATACCAAGCATTTCAATCTTTTAATAAGGAAGTTATGAAAGAAGGGGCACTGTCGGTAAAAGAAAAGGAACTAATTGCCGTGGCAGTAGCTCATGCAACAGAATGTCCGTATTGTATTGATGTTCATACAAAAAATGCT is a genomic window containing:
- a CDS encoding twin-arginine translocase TatA/TatE family subunit, whose product is MITGWEWLLIVFVALLLFGPKKLPELGRAIGKGLREFKQATSGMLDEEDKAKKAASESK
- a CDS encoding MFS transporter, with the protein product MRSLKQFPLFARLMIGATLGLNMGRYVVLPFFSVYLIETLHLSPLQAGILLSLFITLSDLFPIITGTVTARIGLPLTLLCSCLLCLISLICFSFFSSFPLLLLVSLFYGLGSASLEPALRASLGSLREQERKTAFTYFHQAINLGALLGAIIGGLSWSIDQRTTFLVSAILFGLLFLGFWYFYQEIPRVKQNKVTWQTYREILRNKPFLFYTVSMIFYWMLYVQLYVTFPVQLFRTTQSDFWMQAVIPVNCLLSYLLMFWLRKTFIQYHSFQMITIGMLIMATSIFALPVTGFIWWAFLCLLCFTFGETISMPSTDLAVIEQTKPQDYSSYFGVFYGLSYGIGGSLGNFIGAYATDSSTSVGWSLFGILSLVGILFLYLLQCKFYFQEKITPSIRRNLSSQEKG
- a CDS encoding spore coat associated protein CotJA, which encodes MADQRKRKFTCTKTYRPFHSRYDPCKPIGKKYYSTPPNLYIGFQPPNLPQFSPQEALMKGTLWPAFCDYYENPYKEKERDKG
- a CDS encoding spore coat protein CotJB, which translates into the protein MKQLPPEYYQRLEEIQAVDFVLVELTLYLDTHPDDQHALQQFNQCAHHSHRLKHAFEKRFGPLQQYGNSFTNPDYWSWGATPWPWQV
- a CDS encoding recombinase family protein, yielding METKKTVAVYVRKSREEETEDTLKRQQAVLTELCERNNWNYDVYTEVGSSQELDRPELQKMLSRVKLFHYDAVVSSDQDRLSRNVGHLDQIKQTLVNAGCLFVTPSRIYDFKKDDDDFISDIQSVLSKQEYQKIKARLIRGSRQSARDGNWLGKKAPIGYKYNRDTKKLELSEDSPVIEKIFQLYVDGLSTKDIAYKFSNERVKTLVNMTWTPAGVTRLLSNVVYAGHSLYGKTNQKKIDGKRITAYTDESEQILVENTHEPIVSQELFDQVQQLKKERNSRPPALKLGKHKFSGLIRCGICGAVHSFQTSRYNRKRISSCQTRTYTTGNSYTVCPNKGANLSEFEELFYSYFSQHVKQLEQYVDLIKANGTNDAPDYAQEIESKIKQIAKLNNDIRRVQQGFMMEIFTQAEARVQIQQLKQQIKILEEQVNELKESGNVTELDRVELTLEKMKRFLTHGDKLPEREANTILLELMETIVYTKTDKEMSIKIVMK
- a CDS encoding winged helix-turn-helix transcriptional regulator — protein: MSDNLRQEIIEKILNKDFNCEKELTLSIISGKWKIVILWHLGVEGPHRFSELQRLFPKISHKILTNQLRELMEDGIVHREVFPEIPPKVEYSMTELGMTLVPIVEMMYDWGKKRIEQIKHEIKHSE
- a CDS encoding DJ-1/PfpI family protein; amino-acid sequence: MSKKALFIIPPERFNEDELFHPKEALESAGVKVTIASTITGEITGDYQGVTNAEMIFSDASVSDYDLVAVIGGSGTNDYLWGNQELLDYLKQAHEQKILVTGICAGAVTVVKTGLLSGREATCYPVDVQINELKANNVEYVVQHVVAHDDIITGDGPDGAKEFGKSLVKVLS
- a CDS encoding YbdD/YjiX family protein → MEFLRKAIRGLSQYLQAIAGVPNYEAYVAHLKEHHPNETPMCEKEFHRTRNDEKYGGGSIRRCC
- a CDS encoding carbon starvation CstA family protein, producing the protein MNGKRWLSYVIWALISILGAAAFGFLALKRGETINSLWLLTAAVCTYAVAYRFYSRFMARKVFELDDNRKTPAEVHNDGKDFVPTNKWVLFGHHFAAIAGAGPLVGPILAAQMGYLPGTLWIVIGVVLGGAVQDFIILFGSMRRNGKSLGEIAREEIGPVGGFTALIAILAIMIILLAVLALVVVKALAESPWGMFTLAMTIPIAFLMGIYMRYLRPGKVLEASVIGFVLLILALVAGQFVAEHPTWGPAFTFEGTTITWMMIIYGFVASVIPVWLLLTPRDYLSTFLKIGTIFGLALGILIVMPELSMPAITKFIDGTGPVFSGNLFPFVFITIACGSISGFHALVSSGTTPKMIQRESHATAIGYGGMLTESFVAIMALIAACVLTPGTYFAMNSPAAIIGTDTTSAAAAVTNMGFTITPQDLDQLADDIGESTILSRTGGAPTLAVGMATIFSSFLGGPAFMAFWYHFAILFEAVFILTTIDAGTRVGRFVLQDLLSRISPKLGQTDYYPANILASGLIVAGWGYFLYQGVIDPLGGINTLWPLFGIANQMLAVLALAVGTTILIKMGKAVYSWITLVPLTWLTIVTMTAGYQKLFDESPAIGFLAAANKYATALESGNIIGPAKSVEQMEQIILNNQIDAVLTGVFMVLVLIILGDSMRVWYQKLVQKRDLPLQESPYIPNQSSSIGG
- a CDS encoding TIGR03571 family LLM class oxidoreductase, whose amino-acid sequence is MNTIDRITTKNMTIGIQLPLDQIQGEEEQKRRREEGVPFPYGVPDWTNHAKYAKMVDQLGFAAIWMRDVPLYDPYRYGDAGPVFDPIVYLGYLSAITQQVVLGTGAIVLTLRHPIHVAKAAATIDQLSKGRLLLGIATGDRPVEFPIFGVDRRDRGVDIVENVSFIQKAWQDGPLFENGVELLPKPYQDTIPIVMAGRGSQTIDWIAQNLNGWFDYPRGIGETKRQIEKWKKALTEAKIAEKKPYLSNFHLQLHENPEHPLESLRFGGIIGRNALIRYLHKLEEIGLDHLVFHLSNSERTIPEVLEELAEFVLPEFPTHEISK
- a CDS encoding RrF2 family transcriptional regulator, with translation MNSEFTIAVHSLAFLAHIPTHMASSDLLAWTVCTNPVRIRRVMNLLKKNGLVQVQKGTGGGYILKCEPKEVSLGELYRITSPRSLVTDWRSGDPKMDCLVGSQIGDVMNNIFEDAETSYKRFLDQVTLQDILDQLVEGQKKGS
- the trxA gene encoding thioredoxin, translated to MSIIQITDSTFDQTLQAKGLVLVDFWAPWCAPCRMVAPILEELAEQTNGKVTIAKLNVDENPVITNKFGIRSIPTLKLFKNGTEVETLVGVQPLEELKDLVLQHS